One window of the Pedobacter ginsengisoli genome contains the following:
- a CDS encoding c-type cytochrome — MNIYFNYKNGISCLLMMTFVLMSVICLAQAESPKEDDYFKIMKVAAPEGVILEVGGLCTLPNGDLGVTTRRGDIFIVKNPSSLKPTFQKFAEGLHEVLGLAYKNGSLYCVQRGELTKMTDTDKDGVADDFETIYAWPLSGNYHEYSFGPKLAADGSFFVTLNLGFPPTWWNPESMVPWRGWALHIFEDGKVEPWAAGMRSPCGISMIDDQLFYTDNQGDWVGSGSIMPVKKGAFMGHPASLVWAGLPQSPVKLSTQQFFAKNQTKMIYDSKGNSVKPENDVNEKVVTEFDMKKNFPALQLPSVWLPHGILGISNSEIVKIPSGVFGPFAGQLLVGDQGQSMISRVFMEKVNGEYQGAAWPFRSGFQSGIVRLAWGTDGSLFAGETNRGWGSAGEATEGIQRLVWNNKIPFEMLSIQAMPDGFEITFTKPVDKKYALDLASYSVESFIYKYHSVYGSPPVNQQKCSVKGVRVSADGLRARIVVANLRKGYIHNITLNGIRSQENYYSLVHPTAYYTLNNIPEGKLLSLSEISTRNSAPARAQSAGQSKNSSLKNTSSLAKIPTYDQVKGLLAKNTCLACHNPDKRQVGPSFKEISGKKYTVDELVSLIYTPKPEHWPDYSTPMPPMTNVPKDEVIKIATWIKSLNKQ; from the coding sequence ATGAATATTTATTTCAATTATAAAAACGGTATTTCCTGCCTGTTGATGATGACATTTGTACTGATGTCAGTCATCTGCCTGGCCCAGGCAGAATCTCCAAAGGAAGATGATTATTTTAAGATCATGAAAGTTGCCGCTCCAGAGGGTGTGATACTGGAAGTTGGCGGACTCTGCACACTGCCCAATGGTGACTTAGGTGTCACCACCAGGAGGGGGGATATTTTTATTGTGAAAAACCCATCTTCATTAAAACCGACATTTCAAAAGTTTGCTGAGGGCCTTCATGAAGTACTTGGATTGGCCTATAAAAACGGATCGCTTTATTGTGTCCAGCGTGGAGAGCTTACCAAGATGACTGATACGGATAAGGATGGAGTGGCAGATGACTTTGAAACCATTTATGCCTGGCCATTGTCCGGAAATTACCATGAATACAGCTTTGGCCCTAAGCTTGCTGCCGACGGATCCTTCTTTGTAACCCTGAATCTTGGCTTCCCCCCAACCTGGTGGAATCCCGAAAGTATGGTTCCCTGGAGAGGCTGGGCACTACATATTTTTGAGGATGGAAAAGTTGAACCATGGGCTGCAGGTATGCGATCACCTTGCGGGATTAGTATGATAGATGATCAGTTGTTCTACACTGATAACCAGGGTGATTGGGTAGGTTCCGGAAGCATCATGCCGGTTAAAAAAGGTGCTTTCATGGGCCATCCGGCCAGTCTGGTCTGGGCCGGTCTGCCGCAGTCTCCGGTCAAACTTTCAACCCAGCAGTTCTTTGCCAAGAACCAGACAAAGATGATTTATGACAGCAAGGGAAACAGTGTAAAGCCAGAGAACGATGTGAACGAAAAAGTGGTAACAGAGTTTGACATGAAAAAGAATTTTCCTGCACTTCAGCTACCCTCAGTCTGGCTGCCTCACGGAATCCTGGGTATTTCAAATTCAGAGATCGTAAAAATCCCTTCGGGTGTGTTTGGCCCTTTTGCCGGCCAGTTGCTGGTAGGGGATCAGGGGCAGAGCATGATCAGCCGCGTGTTTATGGAAAAGGTGAACGGAGAATATCAGGGAGCAGCCTGGCCGTTCAGAAGCGGGTTCCAATCTGGTATTGTACGCCTGGCCTGGGGAACAGACGGATCCTTGTTTGCCGGCGAAACCAACAGGGGATGGGGTTCTGCCGGTGAGGCTACAGAGGGCATCCAACGACTGGTGTGGAACAACAAAATCCCCTTTGAAATGCTGAGCATTCAGGCCATGCCTGATGGGTTTGAAATCACATTTACCAAGCCTGTCGATAAAAAATATGCTTTAGATCTTGCTTCCTATTCGGTAGAGAGCTTCATTTACAAATACCACAGCGTGTATGGAAGTCCGCCGGTAAATCAACAGAAGTGTAGCGTTAAAGGGGTCCGTGTTTCAGCCGATGGACTCAGGGCCCGTATTGTTGTAGCCAACCTGCGTAAAGGCTACATTCACAACATTACCTTGAATGGAATCCGCTCGCAGGAAAACTATTACAGTCTGGTCCATCCAACCGCATATTATACGCTGAATAATATCCCAGAAGGAAAGCTGCTTAGCCTTTCGGAAATAAGCACCAGGAATTCAGCTCCTGCCAGGGCTCAATCAGCAGGACAAAGCAAGAATTCCTCATTAAAAAATACATCATCATTAGCGAAGATTCCAACCTATGACCAAGTGAAAGGATTGCTGGCTAAAAATACCTGTCTTGCCTGTCACAATCCCGATAAGCGTCAAGTTGGCCCTTCGTTTAAAGAGATTTCAGGCAAAAAGTATACGGTTGATGAACTAGTGAGCCTGATCTATACGCCTAAGCCGGAACACTGGCCTGATTATTCTACGCCGATGCCACCGATGACCAATGTTCCAAAAGATGAGGTGATCAAAATTGCCACCTGGATTAAATCATTAAATAAACAATAA
- a CDS encoding DUF1080 domain-containing protein: MKRSIIIAMMLVATVLVAQAQQPAKPEDTEVWAPVPVKVSPAKLPGAAPSDAMILFDGKDMDQWVNSGDSGSTKKWNLSDGIMTVDKSVGDLQTKEKFMDFQLHIEYRIPENISGSGQGRGNSGIFLAALLWGAGGYELQVLDNYTNKTYVNGQAGSFYKQSPPLVNACLKPGEWQSYDIAWTAPRFNEDGSVKSPAVATVFHNGILVQNATILKGDTPYIGQPEYRKHGASPIKLQSHGDKSEPISYRNIWLRKL, encoded by the coding sequence ATGAAACGATCAATAATAATTGCCATGATGCTTGTGGCCACTGTACTTGTGGCTCAGGCACAGCAACCGGCTAAGCCGGAAGACACAGAAGTATGGGCTCCTGTTCCTGTAAAGGTAAGCCCGGCCAAGCTGCCTGGTGCAGCCCCCTCAGACGCTATGATTCTTTTTGACGGGAAAGACATGGATCAGTGGGTGAATTCGGGCGATTCTGGTTCAACGAAAAAATGGAATTTATCTGATGGAATCATGACTGTAGATAAGTCGGTGGGTGATCTACAGACAAAGGAAAAGTTTATGGATTTCCAGCTTCACATCGAATACAGGATTCCGGAAAATATAAGCGGAAGTGGCCAGGGCCGGGGAAACAGCGGTATATTTCTGGCCGCTCTTCTCTGGGGCGCTGGAGGATATGAGTTGCAAGTGCTGGACAATTATACCAATAAAACTTACGTGAATGGCCAGGCGGGTAGTTTTTACAAACAATCCCCACCGCTGGTAAATGCCTGTTTGAAACCAGGAGAATGGCAGAGCTATGATATTGCCTGGACTGCTCCACGTTTCAACGAGGATGGTTCGGTAAAATCGCCCGCAGTAGCAACTGTATTTCACAACGGCATTCTTGTGCAAAATGCAACCATACTCAAGGGAGACACCCCTTACATTGGCCAGCCGGAATATAGAAAGCATGGTGCCTCACCAATTAAGTTACAGAGCCATGGTGATAAAAGTGAACCGATCAGTTATCGCAATATCTGGTTAAGGAAGTTGTAA